The Budorcas taxicolor isolate Tak-1 unplaced genomic scaffold, Takin1.1 scaffold2757, whole genome shotgun sequence genome includes a region encoding these proteins:
- the LOC128071178 gene encoding uncharacterized protein LOC128071178 produces the protein MEIISRPQEKENPSLINSPNNYGSSTTSNNNSNSNSNGGSSSSSFHHHHQVPTPPLTPKTISRSETNPYPTTFVQADTSTFKQVVQMLTGSSETAKQASKTTSSDPPTPPSSSNRGCIPLIKTSPKKQSFKLYERRNSLKNGLMISPLVPGFAHNSGFSSPKPEILSPSILDFPSLVLSPVTTLTEDPFNKSSPSMWSSSSEEEKAIAEKKFYLHPSPRTTTPRDSEPQLLPLFPLTSPKISGSSS, from the coding sequence ATGGAAATCATCTCAAGGcctcaagagaaagaaaaccctTCTCTCATAAACTCACCAAACAACTATGGAAGCAGTACTActagcaacaacaacagcaacagcaacagcaatggaggatcatcatcatcatcattccaccaccaccaccaagtacCAACCCCACCATTGACCCCAAAAACCATCTCTAGATCTGAAACTAATCCATACCCTACAACCTTTGTACAAGCAGACACATCTACATTCAAACAAGTTGTTCAGATGTTGACAGGATCATCAGAAACTGCTAAACAAGCCTCCAAAACAACTTCTTCAGATCCACcaacaccaccatcatcatccaaCAGAGGCTGCATACCACTTATCAAGACTTCACCAAAGAAACAAAGCTTTAAGCTCTATGAGAGAAGGAATAGCCTGAAAAATGGACTCATGATCAGCCCTTTAGTCCCAGGATTTGCACACAACTCAGGCTTTTCGTCGCCCAAGCCGGAGATCTTATCGCCGAGCATTCTTGATTTTCCATCACTTGTTCTTAGCCCTGTTACAACATTAACTGAAGACCCTTTCAACAAGTCTTCTCCATCAATGTGGAGTTCATCTTCTGAAGAGGAAAAAGCTATAGCTGAGAAGAAGTTTTACTTGCATCCATCACCAAGAACAACAACGCCTAGAGACTCTGAGCCACAACTCTTGCCATTGTTTCCTCTTACTTCACCCAAAATTTCAGGCTCTTCTTCTTga
- the LOC128071179 gene encoding uncharacterized protein LOC128071179 → MCKEIDKIQRNFIWGSEGERKKLHWVSWANMCKRKKFGGLGLRETTIVNEAYMAKLGWNVLTAPNLLWVRVLNVKYFHHDLLNYSTKSSDSTICRGILKGRELLNKGL, encoded by the coding sequence ATGTGCAAGGAGATTGACAAGATCCAACGAAACTTTATATGGGGTTCAGAAGGAGAACGGAAGAAACTTCACTGGGTTTCTTGGGCTAACATGTGCAAACGTAAAAAGTTTGGTGGTCTTGGTTTAAGAGAAACAACAATCGTTAATGAGGCTTACATGGCTAAGCTTGGATGGAATGTCCTCACTGCGCCGAATTTACTGTGGGTTAGAGTCCTGAATGTGAAATATTTCCATCACGATCTGCTCAATTACTCCACCAAGTCTTCCGACTCGACCATTTGCCGTGGGATCTTGAAAGGGAGGGAACTGCTTAATAAGGGTCTCTAA